One Brassica napus cultivar Da-Ae chromosome C4, Da-Ae, whole genome shotgun sequence genomic region harbors:
- the LOC106432767 gene encoding U3 small nucleolar RNA-associated protein 25-like: protein MKNSKARPVGSAPLPEANGVEKKNPNECNYIQNDKRSHDKSRGGYRNRDNYSNGRDRHLAGRKGNHNNRGRGSNPGRGRGSNPGRGRGGYGQESLKDKNPEAHMVHDSGYEADKESDVANDDLMDFETSDCLKD from the exons atgaagaacagtaAAGCTAGACCTGTCGGATCTGCCCCATTACCAGAGGCCAATGGagttgaaaagaaaaatcccAACGAGTGCAATTACATCCAGAATGATAAGAGATCACATGACAAAAGCCGTGGTGGATACAGGAACCGTGACAATTACTCGAACGGTCGAGATAGACACTTGGccggccggaaaggaaaccacaataaccgtggccGTGGTTCCAATCCCGGCCGTGGCCGTGGTTCCAATCCCGGCCGTGGCCGAGGTGGATATGGACAAG AGAGTCTTAAggacaagaacccggaggctcaTATGGTCCATGATTCCGGTTATGAGGCTGATAAAGAATCTGATGTTGCAAATGACGACCTTATGgattttgagacttctgattgtctcaaagaCTAA